Below is a window of Pseudomonadota bacterium DNA.
CGAAGAGGGACCGCGCCTCAAGCGTGTCGGGCCGGGATTCGCCGCGGAAGCGGTGGTGCTCGATGCAGTGCACGACGGCGTCCGCTATGCGGGCCTCCACTTCGTGCCTTTCTAAGATGGACCGGGCGAGCCTCGCCCCCTCCTTCGCGTGGCACACCTCGCCGAGCGACTCGTCCTCCCTGTGCCTGCCGATGTCGTGCAGGAGTGCCGCCATCTCCAGTATTTCAAGGTCCGCACCCTCTCTTCTGCCTATGTGCAGGGCGAGCGAGCGGACCCTCTCGGTGTGGTCCCAGCCGTGGCTGCCCCTGGAGCGGGTGAAATGGGCCCTGGCCTCCTCCGTTACGGCCTCAATCGCCTTTCGCATGACTGATATCTCCCTTTTGCGCCCCTGGCCGCTAGGCGGTTGTCATTTGCGGCGAAAATGCTAAACTGCCGCACAAAGTCAAGGGGGCCGATATGCGCATGTTCATCGCCGTGTCTTTTGCCGCAGCCGCAGTGCTCGTCTGTGCGCCCCTGTGGGCGCAGACCCAGGTCACGGGCCAGGGGGGCCAGACCATAACCGAGAGCACCGAGCCGCCGCCGCGCACGATAATACCCGAGAAGAAGGCGCCCTCGGCGCAGCCCAGGCCCTATCAGGAGAGGAGCTACTCCGGGCCCTCGTATCAGCCGCAGTACCAGCCGATGCCCTACGGACATGGCTACCACGGCGCCGGCTCGACCAAGTGCGACCTCCCCGGCGGGTGCGATACTGCGGTGCCCGAGGGCGCGGTGACGCTCGAGCAGCTGGATGCGCGCAGGTCCGGCGCCGCTGCCCCCGCGCCGGTCCCGGCGCAGCGATACACCCCTCCGCCCCCGGCGCCGATGCCGCCGCCGCAGTACTCGACTCCGGCCCCTGCGCCTGCCCCTGCGCAGAGGTATGTCGCTCCGGCTCCGCAGAAAACGCCTGCCCCGGCTTATGAGGAGCCGATCTACGAGTCGTCGAAAGACAAGCCGGTGGTGCTCAGGCACTACATACCAGGGGTCTCCGATACGATGCCTGTCTATCCCGGAGCAGCCCCTTCGCCTGCACAGCGATACGCCCCACCGCCCCCTGCGCCGGCCCCGATGCCGTCACCGGCCCCGAAATATGCGGCGCCTGCCCCTGCGCCGGCCCCGATGCCGGCACCGGCGCCCTCCTACGGGCCGGTGAAGAGCGATCTGCCGGGGTATTCGCCCGAGCCGCTCCCGCCGGGCACGATCCGGCTGGAGGACGTGAAGTCGCCGCAGTCCGGCTATGTGCCGCCGCCAAAGGGGGCAGGGCCTGCGCCCGCACCGGCTTACGACACAGCCCCTGCAAGGCAGATGGACCAGTACGAGGAGATACCCGCCCGGGCCGCACCTGACAGCGATCTCGAGGTGCAGAGGCCGGCCTCCCGCTGGAAGCAGGGGAAGTGAGGGTTGCAGCGAAGGCTGCGATGTGAATAAAAGGCCCGCTCGAGCGGGCCTTTTGGTCTGGATCGATCGTTTGAGTTCTCTGGAATGGAGGGGTGCGTGAGTGGCCGAAACGGGCGGTCTTGAAAACCGCTGTGGCTGAAAAGCCACCGTGGGTTCGAATCCCACCCCCTCCGCATTTTTTACGGGAAGCGCGATGTCGCCATACTACAGACGAGACAGGAGCCAGGCCAACCGCCAGCGCCAGATGCAGGAGCGCAAGCGCGCGCTCGCCAGGCGCGGCGGGGGCAGGTCAAAAGGGCCGGGCGTGCTGCGCAGGGCGGCGAGGCTCTTCAAGGTCCTCGTGGTGCTCGCGATCGTGGGCGGCGTGGCGCTCTTGTACCACTTCCATCACCTCGACGGGATGATCGAGGAGAAGTTCGACAGGCCGCGCAAATGGGACCTCCCCTCGCGAGTCTTCTCGGACGCCGAATACCTCTATCCGGGGCTGGACATAAAGGCGCGCAGCATCGCCTCCAAGCTCGACCGGCTCGACTACCGCAACACCGGCCAGGAGATAAAGGGACCGGGCGAGTACTCGCTCACCGACTCGCGCCTGCTCATCCACCTGCACGACTTCGACTACCCGGACGATCCGTTCAAGGGGTTCCCGCTAGAGGTCGGCATAGAGGGCGGCACCATCAGGCAGATGAAGAGGATGGACACCGGCGAGGCGCTGGAGATCGCGAGGCTGGAGCCGGAGCAGGTCGCCTCGATATTCAACGAGAAGATGGAGGACCGCACCCCCGTGGCCCTCTCCGACGTGCCGGAGAATCTCGTCCGGGCGATAATCCTGATCGAGGACGAGCGGTTCTTCGAGCATGGCGGCGTGGACCCGGTCGGCATCGCGCGCGCCGCGCTCGCGAACCTCAAGGCCCTGCGCATAGTGCAGGGCGGCTCCACTCTCACCCAGCAGCTCGTGAAGAACTTCTTCCTCTATCCGAAGAGGTCTTTCGCGCGAAAGCTCAACGAGATGCTCATAGCCTGGCGGATCGAGAAGAAGCACTCCAAGGGCGAGATACTCGAGGCGTATCTCAACGAGATATATCTCGGCCAGCGCGGCTCCGCCTCGGTCTCCGGCGTGGAGGAGGCCAGCCGCCTCTACTTCGGCAAGGCCGCGAGCCAGCTCACCGCAGGCGAGTGCGCGATGATAGCGGGCATGATCAAGTCGCCGAGCCTGTACAACCCGATCGCCAACCCCGAGAAGGCGAGGGAGCGGCGGGACTTCGTGCTGGCGGGCATGCGCGACAAGGGCTTCATCACCGCCGAGGAGCAGGGGAAGGCGAAGAAGGAGAAGATCGTGACCCCCAGGGTCAGGACGCGCACGGTCGTGGCGCCTTACTTCATAGACTTTTTGAAGCGGCAGCTCGCGGACCTGTACCCGCCCGACGTTCTCAAGACCGAGGGGCTGCGCATCTTCACCACGCTGGACATGTTCATGCAGCTGGCGGCCGAGCGGGCGGTTTCGCAGGGGATCGCCTCGCTGGAGAGGGACTACGCGACGAGGCTGCCCAGGGAGCACGAGGGAGGGCTGCAGGCGTGTCTGGTTGCGGTCCAGCCGTCCACCGGCTACCTTCGCGCGCTCGTCGGCGGGCGCGACTACGCCGACACCCAGTTCGACCGGTGCACCCAGGCCATGCGCCAGCCGGGCTCGGTCTTCAAGCCGTTCGTGTACCTCACGGCCATGGACCCCGCGCGCAGCAGGGCGCTGTTCACACCGGCGTCGCTCGTGGACGACACCTCGTTCAGCGTGAGATCAGGCGGCAAGGATTGGAGCCCGGCCAACTACGACAAGAAGGAGCACGGTCCGGTGACTCTGAGAAGGGCGCTCGAGCAGAGCTACAACATAGCCAGCGCGAAGCTGGCGATCGAGGCGGGGCTCGAAAACGTCGTGAAGACCGCCAGGGACGCGGGCATCGAGAGCGAGCTGATGGCGGTCCCGTCCATGGCGCTCGGCGCCTTCGAGGTCACCCCCATGGAGATGGCCAGCGCATACACGATCTTCCCCAACGGCGGCATCAGGGCGGACCCGGTCTCGATCATCAACGTGGTCACCAAGGAGGGTGAGGTCCTCGAGAAGAAGTCGCTCGTGATGAAGCGCGAGTTCGAGGCGGGGCCGGTCTTCCTCACCACGAGCGTCATGAAGGGCGTGCTCGACAGCGGGACGGGTGCCGGCGCGCGCAGCAGGGGCTTCACCGCGATCGCGGCCGGCAAGACCGGCACGACCTCGAGCTACCGCGACGCATGGTTCGTCGGGTTCACTCCCAAGCTGCTGGCGCTTTCGTGGGTGGGCTACGACGACAACGCCACGATGAACCTGAGCGGAGCCTCGGGCGCGCTGCCGATCTGGACGAAATTCATGAACGAGGTGCGGCCCAACGGCGACGGCGATTTCTCTGGTCCGTCCGGCGTCATTCTGGTAAAGATCGACCCTGTGACCGGCGGGCTTTCAGATTCCTCCTGTCCGGGCGGGAGATTCGAGGTCTTCATCAAGGGAACGGAGCCCGAAAAGACATGCAGCGAGATAGGGACCGACGCATCGGCACGGGAGACCGCTCCCATGGAGTTCTAGGGATCGCACTGGCCCTGATCGCCGCGCTCTCGCTGACCGCTTGCCCCAGAAAACCCCCTCACAAGAAACTCCCGCCCGGCGCGCGCGTTCCGCCGAGGGAGGTCCGCGAGCCGGCGACCGCACCTCAGATGGAGGTGGGGCCCGAGCGCCAGGCCTCGGAGAGGCTGGTCGAGAAGGGCAGGGCGCTCATGGAGAACGGGCAGTGCGAGCGCGCAGCGGCGTTGTTCAGGGACGCGGTGGGCGTGGACACGACCAACGGGCACGCCTACTACTACCTCGCCGTGGCTCAGGCGGAGCTGGGCCACCCCGACGTAGCCCTTGGGTTGCTCGACAAGGCGGAGGCGCTGCTGGCGCACGAAGAGCTCTGGGCGGAAAAAATCGACGAGTTGCGCCGGGAGCTGGGTTCGCGCGGGCCGGGCGAGATCGTCCCGTCGCCGATAGATCAGGCTTTTTAAATCCGTGACTCGTGACTGGCGCAAGCACGCTAGTCACTAGTCACTAGTCACGAGTTGCCAGTCACGGCTTTATCCTTTGTATCGTTTGAACTGCGGAAACCAGCGTGGGACCGCCTTGCGGTATCTCTCGTATTCGTGGCCCAATCCATCCTTCAGCGCGGGCTCCTCGTAGAAGAGGACCCAGAAGTGTATGGCCCACGTGATTATCAGCGCGTAGGCCAACATGGCTATCCGGGACATGATGAGCGCCTCGCCCCACATGGTGAGCAGCACGCCGAGCATGAACGGATTGCGCACGTACCTGTACGGGCCGGCCACGGTGAAGACGCCGCCAGCGTCGTAGGGCGCGGGCCTGGAGGCGCCGGGCAGCAGCAGGACCGCCCCGCAGTAGAGGGTCAGCGGAGCGCCGACGGCGATGAGCGCGACGCCCGCGTAGCGGAACATGCCGATGTCCAGCATCGGGAAACTTGCGTCGAAGCGGGTCGCGAGCCACGGCCCCACGAAGAGCGACAGCACCATGAAGACCATGCCCCAGATGATCGTGCGGAATACGAACATGGAAAACCCCTTGATTTCCGGATGATATTTGCACGGGAGGGACATGTCAACCAGGGCTTTTAGCAGGTTTACAAAATCGCGCGCATTACTTAGATTGACGGCATGGGCATAGTGACGGGGGCAGGCGATCGGCGCAGGACGAGGCTCATATCGGGCGAGGAGGTAGCAAAGTCGGATCCCCGCATCGAGGCGGTGGGCGCCATCGACGAGCTCAACTCCCACATGGGGCTCGCGCGCGCCATGGCCGAAAAATACGGCGGACGATTGAGCGGACAGGCCCGGGAGATGCGCGAGCTGCAGCTGGAGCTCTTCCGCATGGCGGGCGAGCTTTGCTGCGCCGACATCTCGAAGCAGGGCTGGGTCGAGCCCACCTCGGTGCGCCATGTCGAGAGCATCGAGGCAAGGATCGCGGCGCTCGAGCGCTCGATCGAGCTCCCCCGCTCATTCATCGTCCCGGGCGCGTGCGATGCCTCGGCGGCCCTGGACATGGCGCGCGCCGTGGCGCGTAGGCTGGAGAGGCACGCGGTGAGGATGTCCGAGGACGGCCTGTACGACAACGAGCAGGGGCTGGTCTACCTCAACAGGCTCTCCGACTACCTCTTTCTTCTCGCGCGCGCGATCGAGAAGGCGGCGGGCGTCCCCTTCTCCACGAAGGAGGGCCAGTGAGGGAGCCGGTCTTCGCAATGACCACCACGAACAGGGCGGACGAGGCGCGCTCCATCGCCGAGCTCGTCGTCAAGGAGGGGCTCGCCGCCTGCGTGCAGATAGTGCCGAAGATCGAGTCGATCTACGAGTGGGATGGGAAGATTCACGCGGACCAGGAGCACCTGCTGCTCATCAAGACGTTCGAGGACCGGATCGGCGCGATCAAGAAGATGATCGAGGAGAAGCACAGCTACGAGGTCCCGGAGTTCCTCGTGGTCCCTGTGATCGACGGCGCTAAGGATTACCTCAAGTGGATGGAAGAGGGCACCAAATAAGCACCAATGACCAAATTCCGAACTGAGCCTTTGTTCGGTCATTGGTTATTTGGAATTTGTTATTTGGTGCTTGGAGTTTGCGGTTATCCGGCGCCGATTATTCTCCCCACCTTGGGGCCAGTCCCGTCCCTGGAAGCGAATATCCTCTTCGCTGTCTTCATGGCGCGCTTCTCCGCCTCGAAGGCCTCCCGGAGTATCGCTGCGCGCGTGGCGAAGTTGTGGTACTTGTGGCAGGGGAGCCTCTTCTCCTTCTTGCGCCTGTCGATCTTCTCCAGGAAGCCGATCATCGGCTCCACCGAATAGCCCATGAGGAACATGACGCGCCCGGAGAAGGCATCCGCGTCCCCCTCCTCCTCGCGCCTGATCGCGTGCAGCCGGTCCCAGGAGAGGTGCGACCAGTCGACCCCCTTCGGCAGATCGCTCATCATGTGGCCCCACTCGTGGGCCACTATCCCGGCGATCAGCTCCTCGTCCCCGCCGTGCTGGGCGAGGAAGTCCACGCCCACGTAGAGGTTGTCGTCCTCGTCGACCGAGGCGATCGTGTTCCTCGCCGGTATGATCTTCCCGCCCTTCTTGCGGGAGAAGAGGGAGAGCTTCTTGCGGAGACGCTCGAGCAGCCCCTTGGGCGCGAAAAACGCCGCCACCTCGGGGGGGAGGGTCTCCGGGTCCACGATCTCGGGTATGGGCTCGCCGAGCAGCTTCTTTATCTCGGTGGCGTTGGCGATCGTGCCGCCGCGCGACACGGCGCGGCTGATCCACGCGGGCGGCATCTCCGCGAGCTTTGCATGTATCTTCTCTATGCCCATGGGGTATCCTGTCCCTCTATTGTACATTATCGGCATGAAAATCAAAATGTTTCGCGATATTAATGATTAGCAGCATTGACATTGATAATTGTTGCCTGTTCCTTTTCAAAAGGGCCTTATAACTCGTGGCTTCGGGGCCTGTCAGCGGGTCGGGGGACACTGTCTCGCTACGGCTCGTTCGCTCAGGCGCCGCTCACTCGCCTGCGTCTCTTCGCCGCGGTCATCGCAGGGCTCTTGATTCGCGGCGAATTCACACGCCGCTCAACAGGGTCCCCCGACCCGCTGACACCCGAAGCCTCCAAGGTAATAGAGTGATGAAGGAGCTGATAAAGAAGAGGGCGATCGAGGTCGGTTTTGCGCTGTGCGGGGTGACCACGGCCGAGCCGGTCGATGAGCTTGCGCATCTGCAGGGGGCGATTGCAAACGGCAGGGTCGCCTCGATGAACTATCTGGCGCGCGACCCTGCGGCGCGCTGCGACCCGCGTTCGCTCCTCGCCGGCGCGCGCTCGGTGATATGCTGTGCGCTTGCGTACGGCGAATCGGGGATCGGCGACCGGGGATCGGGGACCATGGATCGGGAAAGCTCTTTCAGGTCCCGGGTCCCGGGTCCCGGGTCCCGAGTTTTGAGGGCCAGGTTCGCGCGCGGGGCCGAGTATCACGCGGAGGTGGGGCGGAGGCTTACGCTACTGTGGGATGCGATTCGAGAGCGGGCGCCCGGCGCCAGCGCGAAGGCCTGCTGCGACACGAGCCCGATTCTCGAGAAGGCCCTGGCACAGCGCGCTGGGCTGGGCTGGATCGGCAGGCACACGGTGCTGGTGAACCGCGAGCTGGGCTCGTGGTTCGTGCTGGGCGAGATCGTGACCGATCTCGAGCTCGAGCCGGACTCCCCGCACGATGATCTCTGCGGCGACTGCACAAAGTGCCTGGACGCCTGCCCTGCGCGCGCGATCCTCTCGCCGCGCACGCTCGACGCCCAGAAGTGCATCTCCTATCTCACCATAGAAGCCCCGCGCCTTGAGATTGGGATCGGGGATCAGGGATCAGGAACCGGGAGAACCCTTCCATGTCCCGGGTCCCGGGTCCCGGGTCCCGGGTACGGCTGCGACCTCTGCCAGGAGGCATGCCCTTATAACAATAGAGGATGCGCCCAATAGCGCCCACTCTGCCGCTTTGATGAAACGGTTCAGGGTGCTTTTCGCAGCGTGGCTCGAGCCTGCCTGCCGGCAGGCAGGGAGGCCGGATTCAGCAGCCTATAAGTACCGGCCGACGAAAGCCCCCGATGACCTTCAGACAGTCTGGTTCATCTAATGATGAAATGCCGGGGCGTGGGGACTGCGCCCCGGCCGAGACGGCGTTTGAGGCGAGGAGGGATAGCGAGAAAAGCACCTTGAACCGTTTCGTCTGCTGAGTCAGCCTTCCCAGGTTGACATGTGAACGGGGAAGGGCCTAGCGCGTGGGACATGGCCTCGCCCATCACGCTCCACAGTTGGCCGCGCGGCATCGCGCACATCGACGCGGACGCGTTCTTCGCGTCGGTCGAGCAGGCTATCCACCCTGAGCTGCGCGGCAGGCCCGTCATCACCGGCGCGGAGCGCGGGATCGTGGCCGCGGCCTCCTACGAGGCAAAAGCGCGCGGGGTGAAGCGCGGCGTGCCGCTGTGGGAGGTGAAAAAGGTCTGCCCCGACTGCGTGATCCTGCCGTCCGACTACGAGACCTATTCGATCTTCTCGAAGCGAATGTTCTCGATCATGCGCCGCTTCACCCCTACGGTGGAGGAGTACTCGATCGACGAGGGGTTCCTCGATCTCACCGGGCTGCGCCGCCTCCATCGCACCGGGTACGCCGGCATCGCCGCTAAGATACAGGACGCGATCCACAGAGAGCTCGGCATCACCGTCTCGGCCGGCGTGTCGCTCTCGAAATCTCTCTGCAAACTGTGCTCCAGGCTCCGAAAGCCCGCCGGGCTTGTGGAATGCGGCGGCAGGAGGATACACCTGCTGCTCGCGCGCACCGGGCTTGCGCAGGTCTGGGGCTTCGGGCCCTCCACCGTTGCGCTGCTTCAGAAGCACGGCATAAAGAGCGCGCTGGACTTTGTGCAGAGGCCGGAGGCTTTTGCGTCGAAGCTGCTGGGCAAGGTCGGCCGCGAGCTGTGGGCGGAGCTGCGGGGTGAGTGCGTCTACGAGGTCTCGGCGGAGGGGCCTGCGCCGCGTGCCTCCATCTCGAAGACAAAGACCTTCACCCCTCCATCCTCCGACCGCGCGCACGTCTGGGCGCGCGGACTCAGGAACCTCGAGTCAGCGTGCATTAAGGCGCGCCGCCACCGCCTCGCGGCCCGCGGGCTCGCGCTCTTTCTGCGCACGCAGGGGTACGACGGAGAGGGCGCAGAGGCGAAGGTGGAGCGGCCCACCGCATCCACAGGCGAGCTGGTGCCGCTGCTGCGCGGGCTCTTCGACGGGATATACAGAGAGGGTGTTCTGTATCGCGCCACAGGCGTTGTGCTCATGGACCTGACCGCAGATATGCCCTCCCAGTTTGTCCTGTTCGATGAGCCGGCGCATGTCCTCGCCGGGGAGCGTGCATTCGCGGCGGTGGACGAGGCGGCCGCCAGATTCGGCAAGCACGCCGTATTCTTCGCAGACTGTGCGGCGCTCGGCGGGCAGCACGGGGGTGCGCGCGGCCTCGTTGCCGAGCGCAAGTCATTGAAATTGAAGGGTGAAACTGAGAGACAGAGGCTTGCGATCCCGCTGCTCAGAAACAAGGCAACATCTTGAGCCAAAGCGCGATAAGGTCCCTGCAGGAGGTAGGGTGTCGAAAAAGGTTCCCACATGGCTGGGGTGGAGGATGCCTGAGCGGTCGTTCTGCTACAGCCTGAAGGCAGAGGACGCGCATGCGGCAAAGCTGTGCGAGCTGATGCAGGGGCGCGGCGTTGCCAGGGAGCTCATAGACACCGGGCTCTCCGCCAGGATCTTCCGGCCGCCCGCGGATTCCCTCGTGCCGGACGGGACGATCGAGCCGGCAGAGGTCTACGCGCTGGCGATAGAGATCATCGAGGACGAGTACTTCCGCTCGGGCGAGACGACATTCGAAGAGGAGCAGGGTTCGTTCGCAATTAAGGCGTGGGAGGCCGGCTTCAGGCTCCCGTGGATCGTGTACGACGGGAACCCCTACACGAAAAGCGATGTTGAGACGAGAGATGAGCTGAGCCGGATGGCGCGCTCGGTCCGCGGCGAGAGCGAGCTGGAGCTCGCGCGCGCGATCTACGACACGGCCTTCTCCAAGGAGGGGCTAGGCATGGAAGTGTGGAATTCGTTCCCCGTGGAATACAATGCCGAGTACGCACTGAAGTTCCGCTGGGGCGACTGCACCGAGATAAGCTGGGTGCTCTATTCGCTGTACAAGTATGCAGGCTTCGATCCCAGGTTCGTGTGGGTCAGGGAGGAGTTCGACGGCAGCCCCCTCCTGCACATGGCGGTCGCGGTCTGGGCCGACGGCCGGGAGGTGATCGCGGACAGCCACTTCGGCTTCGATGCGGACCATCGAGTCGTCGTTGACCTGCCGCCGCTGGCCGCGCTCGCGTCGTACGTCAACAACGTGGCGGTCGGGCAGCAGGACAAGGTCGACGCTGCAGGCATGCTGGGGAGATCGCTCGGGTACGACCCCACATATTCCCTCACATACCTCTATATGGCCGGAGACAGGATGTCGGACATGTTTCAGATGGACCGCGACGAGTGCGTAGAAAAGGCGGCCGGATTGGATCCGGCCGCGCGGGAATACATGGATTTGCTCCTCAAATCCGGCGACTAGTCGCTCGGAAACCCCTCGAGATATTCAAGCGGGATGAATATGTCGCCCTCCGCCTTGAGGGCGGCACGGGGGAGCTTCACACCCCGGTACAGCTTTCCGTCGTGATCTATGTCGAAGACGTTCTCGCCGCTCGGCTCCCGTCTCTTCTCCGCGATGGAGGCCCTGACGAGCCCGAGCGCCTTTGCAGCAAGGATGTCCGCTGCGTCGTCCTTGACCGACTCGAAGCCGGTGCCCACGAACGACTCCTCGATCACCTCGGCAAGCATCACCGGGCTCCGGCTCCCGTCTTCGAGCACGACCGAACCGATCTTCATGTCCTCGCCTTCATGCTCAGCGCGCGCCTTTTCCACGAAGTAGGCCGCCTGCTCGGAGGTGAGCCTGCCGACCGCCGACAGGGCAGCCGCGTCGCGCGCGATATGCGGGGCGTTTT
It encodes the following:
- a CDS encoding HD domain-containing protein, whose product is MRKAIEAVTEEARAHFTRSRGSHGWDHTERVRSLALHIGRREGADLEILEMAALLHDIGRHREDESLGEVCHAKEGARLARSILERHEVEARIADAVVHCIEHHRFRGESRPDTLEARSLFDADKLDSIGAVGIGRAFLFAGENGARLHNPPGTDPLKAPAYGPEDTAFREFLHKLRHVRERMLTKEGRRLAGERHAFMLEFFARFNREIEGKI
- a CDS encoding PBP1A family penicillin-binding protein, with the translated sequence MSPYYRRDRSQANRQRQMQERKRALARRGGGRSKGPGVLRRAARLFKVLVVLAIVGGVALLYHFHHLDGMIEEKFDRPRKWDLPSRVFSDAEYLYPGLDIKARSIASKLDRLDYRNTGQEIKGPGEYSLTDSRLLIHLHDFDYPDDPFKGFPLEVGIEGGTIRQMKRMDTGEALEIARLEPEQVASIFNEKMEDRTPVALSDVPENLVRAIILIEDERFFEHGGVDPVGIARAALANLKALRIVQGGSTLTQQLVKNFFLYPKRSFARKLNEMLIAWRIEKKHSKGEILEAYLNEIYLGQRGSASVSGVEEASRLYFGKAASQLTAGECAMIAGMIKSPSLYNPIANPEKARERRDFVLAGMRDKGFITAEEQGKAKKEKIVTPRVRTRTVVAPYFIDFLKRQLADLYPPDVLKTEGLRIFTTLDMFMQLAAERAVSQGIASLERDYATRLPREHEGGLQACLVAVQPSTGYLRALVGGRDYADTQFDRCTQAMRQPGSVFKPFVYLTAMDPARSRALFTPASLVDDTSFSVRSGGKDWSPANYDKKEHGPVTLRRALEQSYNIASAKLAIEAGLENVVKTARDAGIESELMAVPSMALGAFEVTPMEMASAYTIFPNGGIRADPVSIINVVTKEGEVLEKKSLVMKREFEAGPVFLTTSVMKGVLDSGTGAGARSRGFTAIAAGKTGTTSSYRDAWFVGFTPKLLALSWVGYDDNATMNLSGASGALPIWTKFMNEVRPNGDGDFSGPSGVILVKIDPVTGGLSDSSCPGGRFEVFIKGTEPEKTCSEIGTDASARETAPMEF
- a CDS encoding tetratricopeptide repeat protein, translating into MQRDRDRRIGTGDRSHGVLGIALALIAALSLTACPRKPPHKKLPPGARVPPREVREPATAPQMEVGPERQASERLVEKGRALMENGQCERAAALFRDAVGVDTTNGHAYYYLAVAQAELGHPDVALGLLDKAEALLAHEELWAEKIDELRRELGSRGPGEIVPSPIDQAF
- a CDS encoding isoprenylcysteine carboxylmethyltransferase family protein; this encodes MFVFRTIIWGMVFMVLSLFVGPWLATRFDASFPMLDIGMFRYAGVALIAVGAPLTLYCGAVLLLPGASRPAPYDAGGVFTVAGPYRYVRNPFMLGVLLTMWGEALIMSRIAMLAYALIITWAIHFWVLFYEEPALKDGLGHEYERYRKAVPRWFPQFKRYKG
- a CDS encoding cob(I)yrinic acid a,c-diamide adenosyltransferase codes for the protein MGIVTGAGDRRRTRLISGEEVAKSDPRIEAVGAIDELNSHMGLARAMAEKYGGRLSGQAREMRELQLELFRMAGELCCADISKQGWVEPTSVRHVESIEARIAALERSIELPRSFIVPGACDASAALDMARAVARRLERHAVRMSEDGLYDNEQGLVYLNRLSDYLFLLARAIEKAAGVPFSTKEGQ
- a CDS encoding divalent-cation tolerance protein CutA; this translates as MTTTNRADEARSIAELVVKEGLAACVQIVPKIESIYEWDGKIHADQEHLLLIKTFEDRIGAIKKMIEEKHSYEVPEFLVVPVIDGAKDYLKWMEEGTK
- the queG gene encoding tRNA epoxyqueuosine(34) reductase QueG, whose amino-acid sequence is MKELIKKRAIEVGFALCGVTTAEPVDELAHLQGAIANGRVASMNYLARDPAARCDPRSLLAGARSVICCALAYGESGIGDRGSGTMDRESSFRSRVPGPGSRVLRARFARGAEYHAEVGRRLTLLWDAIRERAPGASAKACCDTSPILEKALAQRAGLGWIGRHTVLVNRELGSWFVLGEIVTDLELEPDSPHDDLCGDCTKCLDACPARAILSPRTLDAQKCISYLTIEAPRLEIGIGDQGSGTGRTLPCPGSRVPGPGYGCDLCQEACPYNNRGCAQ
- a CDS encoding DNA polymerase IV; the protein is MNGEGPSAWDMASPITLHSWPRGIAHIDADAFFASVEQAIHPELRGRPVITGAERGIVAAASYEAKARGVKRGVPLWEVKKVCPDCVILPSDYETYSIFSKRMFSIMRRFTPTVEEYSIDEGFLDLTGLRRLHRTGYAGIAAKIQDAIHRELGITVSAGVSLSKSLCKLCSRLRKPAGLVECGGRRIHLLLARTGLAQVWGFGPSTVALLQKHGIKSALDFVQRPEAFASKLLGKVGRELWAELRGECVYEVSAEGPAPRASISKTKTFTPPSSDRAHVWARGLRNLESACIKARRHRLAARGLALFLRTQGYDGEGAEAKVERPTASTGELVPLLRGLFDGIYREGVLYRATGVVLMDLTADMPSQFVLFDEPAHVLAGERAFAAVDEAAARFGKHAVFFADCAALGGQHGGARGLVAERKSLKLKGETERQRLAIPLLRNKATS